The Dickeya poaceiphila DNA window CACCCCGGCCACCACATAGGATATCTTACCGATACCGCCTTTCAGTGACACACCGCCCAGTACACATGCCGAAATGACAATTAATTCATAGCCTATCGAGGTCATCGGCTGACCGCTGGTCATGCGCGACGCCAGAATGATGCCCGCCGCGGCGGAAACCAGCCCAGAGAGGCCAAAAATAATGATTTTGGTTCGTACCACCGGTACCCCGGCCAACCGGGCGGCCTCTTCGTTACCGCCAATCGCCAGCGTATTGCGGCCAAAGGTGGTTTTGTTCAGCAGTAAACCGAACAACACCATACAAATTACCGTCAGCCAGATCGGTGCCGGCAACCCCAGCCAGTTGGCATAACCCAGCGTGAAGAAACGTTCATCCTCGATACCAACCGCCTTGCCGTCAGAAATGATGTACGCCAGCCCACGCACGATCTGCATGGTCGCCAGTGTGGTGATCAACGCGTTGATTTTCAGTTGTGCGATAACGAATCCGTTCAGTAAACCGAACGCAACGCCAAGCAGCAACCCAGCGGCGACACCCAGCCACAGGCTTTCGCTGACATTGATCACCACCGCGGTGGTCACACCCGCACAGGCAATCACCGAGGCGA harbors:
- the araH gene encoding L-arabinose ABC transporter permease AraH, whose amino-acid sequence is MSTVSSPSHAGKSHGFSLSRIWDNYGMLVVFAALFLACTLFVPNFATFVNMKGLGLAISMSGMVACGMLFCLASGDFDLSVASVIACAGVTTAVVINVSESLWLGVAAGLLLGVAFGLLNGFVIAQLKINALITTLATMQIVRGLAYIISDGKAVGIEDERFFTLGYANWLGLPAPIWLTVICMVLFGLLLNKTTFGRNTLAIGGNEEAARLAGVPVVRTKIIIFGLSGLVSAAAGIILASRMTSGQPMTSIGYELIVISACVLGGVSLKGGIGKISYVVAGVLILGTVENAMNLLNISPFAQYVVRGLILLAAVIFDRYKQLAKKTV